One Roseomonas sp. OT10 DNA window includes the following coding sequences:
- a CDS encoding Gfo/Idh/MocA family protein, which produces MTRVAVIGAGWYAAASHIPTLASIPGVVLDGVCRLGAAELERVRREFGFAFASEDVAAVLARRPEAVIVASPHPLHHAHAAAALEAGAHVLVEKPMTLDPAGAWDLVARAERLGRHLLVANGYHWRPGLAEIRALLQGGAVGRIEHAACSFVSATRPVFAGAVGLRRWGEAFFRPDRGTWQDPAAGGGFAWGQMSHAVALLLWLTGLEPKAVAGAMLGEPVDLACAATLRCAGGAVATLSGAAAWPEGQRALLRLLVTGEAGSLELSLDQDRAALHRLDGAPRDLSPPAGAWSYDCEGPVRALVALARGKTVENLAPGTLGAGTVGVLSAWHASAHAGRVAVPVAGPPTR; this is translated from the coding sequence ATGACCCGCGTGGCGGTGATCGGCGCCGGCTGGTACGCGGCGGCGAGCCACATCCCCACCCTCGCCTCGATCCCCGGCGTGGTGCTGGACGGCGTCTGCCGCCTGGGCGCGGCGGAGCTGGAGCGGGTGCGGCGGGAGTTCGGCTTCGCCTTCGCCTCGGAGGATGTCGCGGCCGTGCTGGCCCGCCGGCCGGAGGCGGTGATCGTCGCCTCGCCGCACCCGTTGCACCACGCCCATGCCGCCGCCGCGCTGGAAGCCGGGGCGCATGTGCTGGTGGAGAAGCCGATGACGCTGGACCCGGCCGGGGCCTGGGACCTGGTGGCGCGGGCGGAGCGGCTGGGGCGGCACCTGCTGGTGGCGAACGGCTACCACTGGCGGCCCGGGCTGGCGGAGATCCGCGCGCTGTTGCAGGGCGGCGCGGTGGGGCGGATCGAGCATGCGGCCTGCTCCTTCGTCTCCGCCACCCGCCCGGTCTTCGCCGGTGCCGTCGGGCTCCGGCGCTGGGGCGAGGCCTTCTTCCGCCCCGATCGCGGCACCTGGCAGGACCCCGCTGCCGGCGGCGGCTTCGCCTGGGGGCAGATGTCGCATGCGGTGGCGCTGCTGCTCTGGCTGACCGGGCTGGAGCCGAAGGCGGTGGCGGGGGCCATGCTGGGCGAGCCGGTGGACCTGGCCTGTGCCGCGACCCTGCGCTGCGCCGGCGGGGCGGTGGCAACCCTGTCCGGTGCCGCCGCCTGGCCGGAGGGACAGCGCGCCCTGCTGCGGCTCCTCGTGACGGGAGAGGCCGGATCGCTGGAGCTGTCGCTGGACCAGGACCGGGCGGCGCTGCACCGGCTGGACGGCGCGCCACGCGACCTGTCGCCCCCCGCCGGCGCCTGGAGCTACGACTGCGAGGGCCCGGTGCGCGCCCTGGTCGCGCTGGCCCGCGGCAAGACGGTGGAGAACCTGGCGCCCGGCACGCTCGGCGCGGGAACCGTGGGGGTGCTGTCGGCATGGCACGCCTCGGCCCATGCAGGGAGAGTGGCCGTGCCCGTCGCCGGGCCACCCACGAGATGA
- a CDS encoding rod-binding protein, translated as MTTARILPPVSTAAATPAMRQAAERFEAQALGALLQPAFATLHADRGAFGGGHAEATWRPMLVDAYAQGWARQGGIGLADAVLREMLRTQSAAPGAHASSTTTGGDSPG; from the coding sequence ATGACCACCGCCCGCATCCTTCCCCCCGTCTCCACCGCCGCGGCGACGCCCGCGATGCGCCAGGCGGCGGAACGCTTCGAGGCCCAGGCGCTGGGCGCCCTGCTGCAACCCGCCTTCGCCACGTTGCACGCCGATCGCGGCGCCTTCGGCGGCGGCCATGCGGAGGCCACGTGGCGGCCGATGCTGGTGGACGCCTATGCCCAGGGCTGGGCGAGGCAGGGCGGCATCGGCCTCGCCGACGCCGTGCTGCGCGAGATGCTGCGCACGCAATCCGCGGCCCCCGGCGCACACGCTTCCTCAACCACGACAGGTGGAGACTCGCCAGGATGA
- a CDS encoding amidohydrolase family protein, with translation MILDAHCHAWTRWPYRPAVPDPGRGSAANLLWEMERNGVGRAVVICAGIDGNPDNAADVAAEAARSDGRLVPFADFDCRWHETHHAPGAPGRLAALLDRFPGLRGVTHYLDEDAPAGWLLSEEGLACLALLERTGLVLSLATGPAQAEAVAEAAARVPRLPILVHHLWRVPAGDEAALARVARVATGRPNLFLKLSGFGYAVAEGWDFPLPGAQAVARALAAAFGPDRLLWGSDWPVCTRYMTHRQALEIVRRHGPALPPAAMEAVLGGTMARLLEGWRPDRGRPGA, from the coding sequence GTGATCCTCGACGCGCATTGCCATGCCTGGACGCGCTGGCCCTACCGGCCCGCCGTGCCCGATCCCGGCCGCGGCAGCGCGGCGAACCTGCTGTGGGAGATGGAGCGGAACGGGGTGGGCCGCGCCGTGGTGATCTGCGCGGGGATCGATGGCAATCCGGACAATGCCGCGGATGTCGCGGCGGAGGCGGCGCGCTCGGACGGGCGGCTGGTCCCCTTCGCCGATTTCGACTGCCGCTGGCACGAGACCCACCACGCGCCCGGCGCGCCCGGCCGGCTGGCGGCGCTGCTGGACCGCTTCCCCGGGCTGCGCGGCGTGACCCACTACCTGGACGAGGACGCGCCGGCCGGCTGGCTGCTCTCGGAGGAGGGGCTGGCCTGCCTCGCCCTGCTGGAGCGGACAGGGCTGGTGCTGAGCCTCGCCACCGGCCCCGCCCAGGCGGAGGCGGTGGCCGAGGCCGCCGCCCGGGTGCCGCGCCTGCCGATCCTGGTGCATCACCTGTGGCGGGTGCCGGCCGGCGACGAGGCGGCGCTGGCCCGCGTCGCCCGCGTGGCGACGGGGCGGCCGAACCTGTTCCTCAAGCTCAGCGGCTTCGGCTATGCGGTGGCGGAGGGCTGGGACTTCCCGCTCCCCGGCGCCCAGGCGGTGGCGCGCGCGCTGGCGGCGGCCTTCGGGCCGGACCGCCTGCTCTGGGGCTCCGACTGGCCCGTCTGCACCCGGTACATGACCCACCGGCAGGCGCTGGAGATCGTCCGGCGGCACGGCCCCGCCCTGCCGCCGGCGGCGATGGAGGCCGTGCTGGGCGGCACCATGGCGCGGCTCCTGGAGGGCTGGCGGCCCGATCGCGGGAGACCGGGCGCATGA